A region of the Candidatus Methylarchaceae archaeon HK02M2 genome:
TCATATTCTTCTTCTGTGAGAAAGAGGATCAACTTAGGGCTTCTCTTGATCATCTGGATAGGTGGAAGCAATCCCATATTTTGAATTTGGGAAACCACTCCCTGAACCATTCTTGCTTCATCGCTACTATCACTTGAACTAAAGGATTTTACAATATCAGCCACCAGTTCTATTCGCTTTCCTCTTGCTCGACCCCTCTGATCGGGCATACTTGAGATGCTGTGTACTCGAACCTTAATAGTCATTCTTTAATCAACTCTCCTCTACTTTCTTCACCAATATATTTTACCGTTTTGTTTGGTTCTAAAGGGGTATTAAAAAGCATCCGATTAAGATGTTGATATAAAATAATTTAAGTTAATAGATGTGAAAATAATTTCTATGAAAGTGAAAAAGAGCCCTTGGACTGCTTTGTTTCCTTGTCCTGTTGTTCTGGTTACTTGTGTAGATTCTATAGGAAAGCCCAACATAATAACTTTGGCATGGGTGGGAACAGTCTGTTCAAAACCACCTATATTAGGTCTGGGTATCAGTCCTAACAGATACTCCTATGGACTAATCGAGGATACTGGAGAGTTTGTTGCAAATATCCCAAATAAGGACATATTG
Encoded here:
- a CDS encoding arcadin 1, which translates into the protein MTIKVRVHSISSMPDQRGRARGKRIELVADIVKSFSSSDSSDEARMVQGVVSQIQNMGLLPPIQMIKRSPKLILFLTEEEYDRLGIRFEVNDVYELMLRDGTITFNRSTEGV